The nucleotide sequence GAGCCCTTCGAGCACCTGCGAGCCGGCCGTCTCGGCCAGCGCCGCGAGCTCGGCGAGGGAGTTCTCGGCGTCGGTGAACGACCCGCCGGGCCAGACGCCGACGAGCACGACCCGCTCGAGGCGCAGCCGCCGGTACTCGACCTCGGTGACGTCCTCGAGCTCGGTCGACAGGCCCGCGACCCGCCGCAGCGCACGCCGTGCGTCCAGGTCGAAGTCCCCGGTGGTGTCGCCGTCGAGGTCGTCGAACTCGTCGAGTTCCTCGACCGCCGCCGCCTCGGCGGACTCGTCATAGGGGTTGTATGCCTGGCCTGGACTTTTGCTCAATGCTCCTGCTTTCGCCGAAAGACGTCCTCAGGAGCGACCATAGCTCGACCCGGTGGACGCCGCCCACCGTAATTTCGCCGCAGCGCGCAGGGTGGCGGCCCGTCGTTCGGCCTTGCCCGTGGACTTCTCCTGAGCGCGCCGGGCCACTTCCAGCAGCACGGCCTCGCGCCGCCGCTTCTCCGTTGCACCCATGGCACCCCATCCCGTCAGGCGCGCGGCCGGCCCCGTTGCCGCCCCACGTTCACCACGTTAGGCCCGCTCCCCGGCTGTCGCATCGACCGCGAGTCTGACGTCGTGCTCCTTCTACTGAAGGAGACGTTCTCGGGGTTTCCCAGGATGCTGTGATCTGAGTCACAGCACCTGGTTTCCTCTCCCTTGTGGGACTCGCCGCCGCCTGGGACCTCGCCGGTCGGCTCCGGGGACCTCAGAGGCTGACGGTCCCGCGCAGGCCCAGCACGGCCGGCCCGGTCAGCAGCAGCTCGCCGTCCGGCCGCTCCGTCACGACCAGCCGGCCGCCGGGCACGTCGACCAGGTAGCGGGCGCCGGCGCCCACACCGTCGCGCCGCATCGCCGCCCAGGCGGCCGCGCAGACGCCGGTGCCGCAGGAGCGGGTCTCGCCGACGCCGCGCTCCCACACGCGCAGTGCGATGTGCTTGTGCCCGCGGTCGACGACGAACTCGACGTTCGCGGAGTCGGGGAAGACGGACGCGGGCCGCAGGTCGGGCGCGGACGTCAGCGTGCCGGGCGCGTCGAGGTCGTCGACGAAGACGACGGCGTGCGGGTTCGGCACCCGGACCGGCGTGGCCTCCCAGGTGTGCCCGCCGGCGGCGACGAAGGCCAGCTGGCGGGTGGCGGCCGGCTTGGCCCGGCCCATCTCGACGGTGATCTGGCCGTCCGCCTCGGCGTGCACCGTACGGACGCCGCCGCGCGTCGCCACGGCCAGCACCGGCCCCTCGACCAGGCCGTTCTCCCACAGGTAGCGGGCCATGACGCGGACGCCGTTGCCGCACATCTCCGCGACGGAGCCGTCGGCGTTGCGGTAGTCCATGAACCACTCGGCGTCGTCGGCCAGCTCGCGGACCTCGTCGGCGGTCTCCGTCCGGGTGACGCGGATGACGCCGTCGGCGCCGATGCCGGCGTAGCGGTCGGTCAGGCGCCGCACCGTCGCCTCGTCGAGACGGCCGGCCAGGGCGCCGTCGGGGTCGGGGATCACCACGAAGTCGTTCTGGGTGCCGTGGCCCTTGACGAAGGAGATGCCGCTGGGGATGCCGCTCACGACCGACGATGGTAGGTCAGAGCGCGCTCCAACCGGTCATCGGCGTCGAACGGCACCCAGCCGATGCGGTCGTCCTTGCCGAACCAGGCGTGCTGACGCCGCGCGAACCGGCGCGTGAGCTGCACCGTTTCGTCGCGGGCGGCGTTCTCGGTGAGGTCGCCGGCGAGGTGGGCCAGCACCTGCGCGTAGCCCAGCGCCCGGCTCGCCGTCGGCCCGTCGCGGAGCCCTCGCGCCTCCAGTGCGCGGACCTCGTCGACCAGGCCCTGCTCCCACATGCGGTCGACGCGCCGCTCGATGCGGTCGTCGAGGACGTCGCGCGGGACGTCCAGCCCGATCTGCACGACGTCGTCGTAGTGGTACTCGCGCGGCGGCAGGGTCGCGGTGAACGGGCGGCCGGTCAGCTCGATGACCTCGAGGGCACGCACGACGCGGCGGCCGTTGGTGGGCAGGATCGCGGCCGCGGCGGCCGGGTCCTGGCCGGCCAGCCGCCGGTGCAGGGTGGCGGCGCCGACCTCGGCCAGCTCGTCCTCCAGCCGGGCCCGGATGCCGGCGTCGGTGCCGGGGAACTCGAACTTGTCGAGGACGGCGCGGACGTAGAGCGCGCTGCCGCCGACCAGGATCGGCGTGACGCCCCGCCCGCGGCAGTCGTCGATGGCGTCGCGCGCGAGCCGCTGGAACTCCGCGACCGTGGCCGGGCGGGTGACGTCGTACAGGTCGAGCAGGTGGTGCGGGACGTGCTTGCGCTCCGCTGGGCTCAGCTTCGCCGTGCCGATGTCCATGCCGCGGTAGAGCTGCATCGAGTCGGCGTTGACGACCTCACCGTCCAGCCTGAGCGCGAGGTCGACGGCGAGGTCGCTCTTGCCCGCGGCGGTGGGCCCGACGACGGCGACGACGGGGACGTGCTGGCTCACCCGTGGAGTGTGCCACGAGCGGAATTGTCCCGAACGCGTTGCGGCCCGTTCTGGCTGGGGGTATGAACGTCGGTGGGAGCACTGGTCGCAGCGGGCGGCCCGGCGGCCCACGTCAACGAGGGGAAGTGCCGATCATGGGCTTCGACGAGATCAAGAAAAAGGTCACCGACCTGGTCTCCGACAACGCTGACAAGGTCAGCGACGGTGTCGACAAGGCCACTGACTTCATCGACGACAAGACCGCCGGCAAGTACAGCGAGCAGCTCGAGGGCGTCGACGACAAGGCTCGCGACTTCGTCGACCGCGTCGACGGCGACAAGAACGACAACCCCGGCAACCCGGCCTGACGGCCGCGTTCCTCGTTCGTCAGCGGGAGCGGCGCGGCGCCGGCGCTTGTGTCGTCAGCCGTGCCGCTCCCAGACGCCGACCAGGTAGCCGACGCCGTACGGTGCGTCGTCGTAGGTGACCTCGGCGTCGAACAGCCCGTCGTCGGCGGCGCCCGCGAGCACCCGCAGCGCCTTGCGTCCCGGCGACCCGACCTCCGCGGCCAGCGCCGCGTCGAGGTCCAGCAGCCGCTGCGGGTCGCCGTCGCGTAGTGCGGTCGCCAGCTCGGCGTCGTACGTCTGCGCCTTGGTCCGCTGCTCGTGCGGCGTGGTGTCCGCCCGCAGCGGCGAACCGTCGGCCATGACCAGCAGCGCGACGCGGTCGGCCCGGCCTGCGATGCGCCGGCCCAGCTCGACGCAGTCGCCGTCGCCCGCGTCGCCGGCCACCGTCGCCGCCGTCACGAGCCCGTCCCAGCCGTCGCGCTGCAGCAGCCAGGCGCCGACGCTGACCGACAGCGGCATTGTTTGTTCGTTATGTGGTGCTTCGTCCCCCGGGAGCGCGACGCTGAGGTCGACGCCGTACGGCGCCAGACTGCCCGCCCGCGGCGCCTCGTCCGCCGTCGTCTCCCCCGGCCCGACCACCACCAGGACGTCCGGGCTGGTGGCCCGTAGATCGTCCAGTGCGGACCAGCAGGCCGCCCGCACATCGTCCAGCCGGACGTCGTCGGGCGGGCCGATTCCGGCCACCATCAGCGGCGGATACGGGCAGACGGCGGCGGCGATGAGCACACCGAAAGCCTAGATGCGGCGCGGCCCGGCTGCGCCATCTACCTTTCTCGTGGTCGAATGTCGGATATGTTCGACGCCGACCACAGCCTCCGCCTCGCCGTCGCCGGCG is from Jiangella alkaliphila and encodes:
- the dapF gene encoding diaminopimelate epimerase; the encoded protein is MPSGISFVKGHGTQNDFVVIPDPDGALAGRLDEATVRRLTDRYAGIGADGVIRVTRTETADEVRELADDAEWFMDYRNADGSVAEMCGNGVRVMARYLWENGLVEGPVLAVATRGGVRTVHAEADGQITVEMGRAKPAATRQLAFVAAGGHTWEATPVRVPNPHAVVFVDDLDAPGTLTSAPDLRPASVFPDSANVEFVVDRGHKHIALRVWERGVGETRSCGTGVCAAAWAAMRRDGVGAGARYLVDVPGGRLVVTERPDGELLLTGPAVLGLRGTVSL
- the miaA gene encoding tRNA (adenosine(37)-N6)-dimethylallyltransferase MiaA, with the protein product MSQHVPVVAVVGPTAAGKSDLAVDLALRLDGEVVNADSMQLYRGMDIGTAKLSPAERKHVPHHLLDLYDVTRPATVAEFQRLARDAIDDCRGRGVTPILVGGSALYVRAVLDKFEFPGTDAGIRARLEDELAEVGAATLHRRLAGQDPAAAAAILPTNGRRVVRALEVIELTGRPFTATLPPREYHYDDVVQIGLDVPRDVLDDRIERRVDRMWEQGLVDEVRALEARGLRDGPTASRALGYAQVLAHLAGDLTENAARDETVQLTRRFARRQHAWFGKDDRIGWVPFDADDRLERALTYHRRS
- a CDS encoding antitoxin, encoding MGFDEIKKKVTDLVSDNADKVSDGVDKATDFIDDKTAGKYSEQLEGVDDKARDFVDRVDGDKNDNPGNPA
- a CDS encoding class III extradiol ring-cleavage dioxygenase family protein is translated as MLIAAAVCPYPPLMVAGIGPPDDVRLDDVRAACWSALDDLRATSPDVLVVVGPGETTADEAPRAGSLAPYGVDLSVALPGDEAPHNEQTMPLSVSVGAWLLQRDGWDGLVTAATVAGDAGDGDCVELGRRIAGRADRVALLVMADGSPLRADTTPHEQRTKAQTYDAELATALRDGDPQRLLDLDAALAAEVGSPGRKALRVLAGAADDGLFDAEVTYDDAPYGVGYLVGVWERHG